The proteins below are encoded in one region of Festucalex cinctus isolate MCC-2025b chromosome 2, RoL_Fcin_1.0, whole genome shotgun sequence:
- the clstn1 gene encoding calsyntenin-1 isoform X2, which translates to MRFRRNKLFASAVVLVLALVCALDAAKVNKHKPWIETTYHGIVTENDDKVLLDPPLIALDKDAPLRYAGEICGFRIHGQNVPFEAVVLDKSSGEGIIRAKDKLDCELQKEHTFTIQAYDCGEGPDGANMKKSHKATVHIQVNDLNEYSPVFKEKSYKATVIEGKKYDSILKVQAVDADCSFQFSQICNYEIVTPDVPFTIDKDGFIKNTEKLNYGREHMYKLTVTAYDCGKNRASEDVLVKINVKPTCKPSWQGFNKRIEYEPGTGSLALFPSMHLETCDEPITSIRATIELETNHIGKGCDRDTYSEKSLHKLCGASSGATELLPAPSSSANWTVGLPTDNGHDSDQVFEFNGTQAIKVPDGLVSTSLKEPFTISVWMRHGPGAHEKETILCNSDKTDMNRHHYSLYVHNCRLILLLRQDPSEAENYKPAEFHWKLDQVCDKEWHHYVMNVEFPTVSLFVDGATFEPFLVTEDYPLHASRIETQLTIGACWQENSGHDNDTETVSESSSGGNARMAQFFHGNLAGLMIRSGKLENKKVIDCLYTCKEGLDVQLPEEVASTVKVEFNPNQSSLTVEGDDIDAFDKVMQHISYLNSRQFPTPGIRHLRISTTVKCFNEDSCVTMPDAEGYVMVLQPEEPKISLSGIDHFARSAAEFESQEGVALFPELRIVSTITREVEADTEPEATEGADDDPTVQETVVSEEIMHNLDTCEVTVVGDELDSEHEGLEVDMEQLQQRGLEMSASHLGLVITGVNTMANYEQVLHLIRYKNWHTEALFDRKFKLVCSELNGRYISNDFKVEVNVIHTASAMEHFNSAMVQPNFINPVHQASVDLSGHNLVNAHQASVVPSAATIVIVVCVSFLVFMIILGVFRIRAAHQRTMRDQENGKENEMDWDDSALTITVNPMETYEDQHSSEEEEEEEEESEDGEEEDDITSAESESSEDDEGGEQEDQQGASRQQQLEWDDSTLTY; encoded by the exons TCAATAAGCACAAGCCATGGATCGAGACGACTTACCACGGTATTGTGACAGAAAACGATGACAAAGTGCTGCTGGACCCCCCTTTAATTGCACTGGACAAGGATGCACCTCTACGTTACGCAG gtgAGATTTGCGGCTTCAGGATCCACGGGCAGAATGTCCCCTTTGAAGCTGTGGTCCTGGACAAGTCCAGTGGCGAGGGAATCATCCGTGCAAAGGACAAGTTAGACTGCGAACTGCAGAAGGAACACACCTTCACCATCCAAGCTTACGATTGTGGAGAAGGACCTGACGGTGCCAACATGAAGAAATCACACAA GGCCACTGTTCACATACAGGTGAATGACCTCAACGAGTACTCGCCCGTGTTCAAAGAGAAATCCTACAAAGCCACCGTCATCGAGGGAAAGAAATACGACAGCATCTTGAAGGTGCAGGCGGTGGACGCAGACTGCTCTTTCCAGTTCAGTCAAATCTGCAACTATGAAATTGTTACCCCAGACGTGCCCTTCACCATTGACAAAGATG GCTTCATCAAGAACACGGAGAAACTCAACTACGGCAGAGAGCACATGTACAAGCTGACTGTGACTGCTTATGACTGTGGAAAGAACCGCGCCTCTGAGGATGTGCTCGTCAAAATCAACGTCAAGCCAACTTGCAAACCCAGCTGGCAAG GCTTCAATAAGAGGATTGAATATGAGCCTGGCACAGGCAGCCTGGCTCTTTTCCCCAGCATGCACCTGGAGACCTGTGACGAGCCAATTACGTCCATCAGAGCCACAATTGAACTGGAAACCAACCATATTGGAAAGGGCTGTGACCGCGACACCTACTCTGAGAAGTCCCTGCACAAGCTGTGCG ggGCCAGCTCCGGTGCAACGGAGCTGCTGCCAGCACCCAGCAGCTCCGCCAACTGGACAGTAGGACTTCCCACCGATAATGGGCATGACAGTGACCAGGTGTTTGAGTTCAATGGCACCCAGGCCATCAAGGTCCCTGACGGCTTGGTGAGCACCAGCCTGAAGGAGCCCTTCACCATATCTGTGTGGATGAGACATGGCCCCGGGGCCCACGAGAAGGAGACCATCCTCTGCAACTCTGACAAGACAG ACATGAACAGGCACCACTATTCGCTCTACGTGCACAACTGCAGGCTGATCCTTCTCCTCCGTCAAGATCCATCAGAGGCGGAGAACTACAAACCAGCTGAGTTCCATTGGAAACTCGACCAG GTGTGTGACAAAGAGTGGCATCACTATGTGATGAATGTGGAGTTCCCCACGGTGTCACTGTTTGTGGATGGGGCGACCTTTGAACCCTTCCTGGTCACAGAGGACTACCCACTGCATGCCTCCAGGATTGAGACTCAGCTCACCATTGGTGCTTGCTGGCAAG AAAACTCGGGACATGACAATGACACTGAGACAGTCTCTGAGTCTTCCTCAG GTGGAAACGCACGCATGGCCCAGTTTTTCCATGGAAACCTTGCAGGGCTGATGATTCGCTCAGGCAAGTTGGAGAACAAGAAGGTGATTGACTGCTTGTACACATGCAAGGAGGGCCTGGATGTGCAGCTGCCTGAGGAGGTAGCTTCCACGGTCAAG GTGGAGTTTAACCCCAACCAGTCCTCTCTGACTGTTGAGGGAGACGATATCGATGCTTTTGACAAGGTCATGCAGCACATCTCCTACTTGAACTCCCGCCAGTTCCCGACACCCGGCATCAGACACCTTCGCATCTCCACCACTGTCAA ATGCTTCAACGAGGATTCCTGCGTGACCATGCCGGATGCCGAAGGTTACGTGATGGTGCTGCAGCCCGAGGAGCCCAAGATCAGCCTGAGCGGCATCGACCACTTTGCCCGCAGTGCTGCCGAATTTGAGAGCCAAGAAGGTGTGGCGCTTTTCCCCGAGCTGCGCATCGTGAGCACCATCACCCGTGAGGTGGAGGCTGACACGGAGCCCGAAGCCACAGAGGGAGCGGACGATGACCCCACAG TCCAAGAGACAGTTGTGTCCGAGGAGATCATGCACAACCTGGACACGTGCGAAGTGACCGTGGTGGGAGATGAACTGGACTCAGAGCACGAGGGCCTGGAGGTGGACATGGAGCAGCTGCAGCAACGCGGCCTTGAGATGAGCGCCTCCCACCTTGGCCTCGTCATCACAG GCGTCAACACCATGGCCAACTACGAGCAAGTCCTGCATCTCATCCGTTACAAGAACTGGCACACGGAGGCGCTCTTTGACAGGAAATTCAAACTGGTGTGCTCAGAGCTCAACGGGCGCTACATCAGCAATGACTTCAAGGTCGAG GTGAATGTAATCCACACAGCCAGCGCCATGGAGCATTTCAACAGTGCTATGGTGCAGCCCAACTTCATCAACCCTGTGCATCAGGCCTCTGTGGACTTGTCTGGTCACAACCTTGTCAACGCTCACCAGGCGTCAG TGGTTCCCAGTGCGGCCACCATCGTCATCGTCGTCTGCGTCAGTTTCCTGGTTTTCATGATCATTCTGGGCGTGTTCCGGATCCGGGCCGCACACCAGCGCACCATGAGGGACCAGGAGAACGGCAAGGAGAACGAGATGGACTGGGACGACTCGGCCCTCACCATCACCGTCAACCCCATGGAG ACGTACGAAGACCAGCACAgcagtgaggaggaggaggaagaagaggaggagagcgAGGACGGAGAGGAGGAAGACGACATCACGAGCGCCGAGTCGGAGAGCAGCGAGGATGACGAGGGTGGCGAACAGGAGGACCAGCAGGGGGCCAGCAGACAGCAGCAGCTGGAATGGGATGACTCCACCCTCACTTACTAG